Proteins encoded together in one Magnolia sinica isolate HGM2019 unplaced genomic scaffold, MsV1 ctg379, whole genome shotgun sequence window:
- the LOC131236323 gene encoding uncharacterized protein LOC131236323 has protein sequence MNSVVWQQVRPRSRPLSSSAFTLFAGNISFDTSAEDLFRIFGRYGKVVDTFIPWNPHLNRPRGYGFVRFQYEDDARAALRVLNGKRVDGRILLVQMAKAMTSSHPNQRPTRPTTQPTRPTPPIPGQTNNPLSTLSEPRSFAQAVQDPILPQLPDVQSNACVTQMVPNVMPYPAHGTFTIQADNRSVALKLKELSLALVGQVLDAHVQTSQILQEFRITRYMPSALDISCIGLDSFLLVFKSRSGMISFFSNSMLHMKMGFAKVEA, from the coding sequence ATGAACTCAGTCGTGTGGCAACAGGTTCGGCCTCGGTCAAGACCTCTTAGTTCCTCAGCATTTACTCTGTTTGCTGGCAACATTTCCTTCGATACCTCAGCAGAAGATCTATTTAGGATCTTCGGTAGGTACGGTAAGGTAGTTGACACCTTCATCCCCTGGAATCCCCATCTCAACAGACCTCGTGGGTATGGCTTCGTCAGATTTCAGTATGAAGACGATGCCAGAGCAGCGCTGAGAGTTCTGAATGGTAAAAGGGTTGACGGCAGGATCCTACTCGTCCAGATGGCAAAGGCAATGACATCTTCTCACCCCAACCAGCGACCCACTCGACCCACTACCCAACCCACCCGGCCAACTCCTCCCATTCCAGGGCAGACCAACAACCCCCTTAGCACCCTATCGGAGCCAAGATCGTTCGCCCAAGCGGTGCAGGATCCCATCCTCCCACAGCTCCCAGATGTTCAATCAAATGCATGTGTGACCCAAATGGTCCCAAACGTCATGCCCTATCCTGCCCATGGTACATTCACCATCCAAGCAGACAATAGGAGTGTTGCTCTGAAACTTAAAGAGCTGAGTTTAGCCCTGGTGGGCCAGGTTCTCGACGCTCACGTGCAAACTTCCCAAATCCTTCAAGAATTCAGGATCACCAGATACATGCCCTCCGCTTTGGACATTTCGTGTATAGGCTTAGACTCTTTCCTCTTGGTTTTCAAGTCGAGATCGGGAATGATCTCCTTCTTCTCAAACTCCATGCTTCACATGAAAATGGGCTTTGCTAAGGTAGAAGCCTGA